The Thermoanaerobacterium thermosaccharolyticum DSM 571 region ATAAATTCAATTGGAGATATTTGAGATGTTGTAGGCATTTTCCCTGAATTTAACAGATTGTAGAAATCATCTTTTTTTATATCTATCCCATCTTTGTAAGATACACCGTCAATGTCAATAGTCAAAGGAACAACATAAATATCGTACAATTTTACTATATCGTCAGGTATATCTGATACACTGTCTGTAACTATAGCAATCTTGCTCATTTTGATTTCCTCCCTCATGTTAATTTAATACAATTCCTTCCAATTTATCTTTAAATCGCTCAACTAGTTCGGCTTTCATCTTATCATGCCTTTTGAATGTAATATCGTTGTTTAAAAATTTTTCAACAGCTTTTTGAGCCAATTTCAATATTTCAATATCTTCAAAAATATTTGCTAATTTCAATTCTGGTAATCCATGCTGCTTTACACCAAAAAATTCACCTGGTCCTCTTATTTCCAAATCTTTTTCAGCAATTTTAAACCCATCATTAGTTTCAGTCATCACTTTCAATCTTTTTTTAACAACATCTGAATATGAATATGCTATAAGGATACAATAAGATTGATTCGATGATCTTCCTACACGTCCTCTTAATTGATGAAGTTGTGCCAACCCAAATCTTTCAGCATTTTCAATAACAATAACTGAAGCATTTGGCACATTCACGCCAACTTCTATAACCGTTGTAGACACCAATATATCTATTTTCCCATTAACAAATTCATTCATAACTTTATTCTTATCATTTGAGCTCATTCCACCATGTACTAAACCAACTCTAAATTCTTTAAAAACCCCTTTGTATATCTCTTCATATACAACTTCTGCCGATTTTGCATTAATTAGGTTTGAATCTTCTATTAACGGACAAACAATGTACGCTTGACGCCCTTTTTTCACTTCATTTATGACGAATTTATATGCTCTATCTCTTAAAGTAGCACTTATTGCATACGTCTCTATTTTCTTTCGTCCTGGTGGCAATTCATCTATCACAGATATATCCAAATCTCCATACAACATAAGTGCTAATGTTCTTGGTATAGGTGTTGCTGTCATCACTAAAACATCCGTTTGTTCACCTTTTTCTTTAAATACGGCTCTTTGACGAACGCCAAACCTATGTTGTTCATCAGTTATTGCTAAGCCTAAATTTTTAAATTGTACATTTTCCTCAATTAAAGAATGAGTACCAACTAATATATCAATTTCACCATTTTTAATTTCCTCAATAATGATGTTTTTCTTTTTAGTACCAATACTTCCAGTAAGCAATTCAATTTTTATATCTAATTCGTCATATAGCTCTTTTAAAGTAAAATAATGCTGTTTTGCAAGAATTTCTGTCGGAGCCATTATAGAAGCCTGATATCCATTTTTCACAGCAACATACATCGCTGCTGCTGCTATAACTGTCTTTCCTGAGCCAACATCACCCTGCAAAAGCCTATTCATTACTTTCCCTGAATACATATCATCAAGTATTTCATTTAAAGCTCTCTCCTGTGCTTGTGTAAGGTGAAATTTTAACTTGCTAAAAAAATCTTTTAAATCGACACGTCTAAATTTTATACCTGCTTTATCTGTATTATATCTATTTTTTATCAAAGTTAATCCTAATTGTAAAATAAAAAATTCTTGAAAAACAAGTCTATATTTAGATCTTTCAAGCATTTTTGAAGACTCAGGAAAGTGTATATTTTTTATTGCACTTTTAATATCTAACAAATTATATTCTTTTAAAAAATTTTCATCAAATATTTCTTCTATATCATTTAAATATTCTTTCAAAAGATTGAAAATTATACTTCTTATAACTTTCTGGCTCAATCCTTCAGTTAATTTATATATCGGCACAATCCTTCCAGCATTGATATTTAGACTATCGCTTCTATCCATTACCGGATTCTCAACATATATCTGTCCATATTTATAAAAAACTTTGCCATTTATAATATATTCTTCGCCTAATTTAAAATTGCCCTTTATGTACGGCTGATTATACCAAACAAGTTCAACCGCACCACTTCCATCCTTAACAGGTATCTTTGTAATAGTTAATCTTTTTACTTTATATTCCCTTGCCTTACCCGCTATATAAGCCTTAAAAGTCTGCTTTTCACCGATCTTAAGCATATCTATTGGTATTATTTTTTCTCTATTTTCATATTCTTTTGGATAATATTCCAACGCATCCTTTACTGTTTCTATGCCGATTTTTTTTAATAATAGAGCTCTTTTAGGACCTACTCCCTTTACATATTGTATAGATTTTGAAAGATCCATATAATCACCTATTCGATGGAAATTACATAATAATACAAGGGCTGTCCACCATATTGAATGTCTATATCACCGTCAAACGAAATAAAATTTTGTAAGTCATTTTGTAAGTCCTTTGCTTTATTTTCCGAAATATCCTTGCCATAATAAACAGTTATTATAGCAGTATCCTCAGATATATTGTCGCTTATAATTTTTAAAGCGACTTCGTTATAATCAGTACCAATTGCAGTAAATTTTCCATCTACAAATCCTAATATGTCTCCACTTTTAATATCTATTCCATCAATAACTGAGTCCCTTATAGAATATGTTATTTCTATTGTTCTAATTTTCTCAATTGTATCATTTATGCTTCTTATTACATCATCTATACTCATATTTGCATCGACATTTATTATTGCACTGATTGCCTGATTGAAACTTTCAGTAGCGATCACATATATGTTTTTATCCGACATCGTCATGGCTTGCTCACAAGTCATGATTATGTTTTTATTATTTGGAAAGACAATTATATTTTCAGCATTTATTTTTTCCAACCCATTTAAAATATCCAAAGCACTAGGATTCATAGTTTGTCCCCCATCTATTACAACATCACATCCCAATTCTTTGAATATTTTACTTATTCCATCTCCAGGAGATACAGCCAAAAATCCATATTTTTTAGCAGAAAGACTATTATCTTGTTTTAAATTATTTTTTGATTCCAATATGACATTTTCATGTTGAATTTTCATATTGTCAATTTTGACCTTTAATAAATCACCATACTTTAAGCCATTTTGCAATACCAAGCCAGGGTTATTTGTATGAATATGCACTTTTATAAGATCGTCATCACCAACAACAATTAAACTGTCACCAAAAGATTCTATTTCACTTTTCAACTTATGAGACATTTGTGAATTAGCATTTATAAGCATTTCCGTACAATATTTGAAATTTATATTTGTCAAGTCAGTTTCATTTGTAGAAACATCTTTTGTTGTATATTCTTGAACAACTTCATGTCCTTTTATTGTTTCCAGCATTCCTAACAATATAAACAAAAACCCTTTACCACCAGAATCGACTACACCAGCCTGTTTCAATACAGGTAGCAAATCAGGAGTCCTTTCAACTGATTCTGCAGCAGCTTTTACAATCCCATCTATAAATACTTCAAAGTCCTTTATTTTGCTTAATTTTAAAGCTTCGTTGGCACAGTCTCTAACAACAGTCAGAATAGTGCCCTCAGTAGGTTTCATCACTGCTTTATAAGCAACAGAAGAACCCATATTTAGCGCTTCTGCAAAATCTTTTGTAGTGATTATATCGTGATTTAAAAGACTTTTAGCAAATCCTCTAATAATTTGTGACAAAATTACACCCGAATTCCCTTTAGCTCCCAGCAAAGCACCCCTTGAAAGATTATTTAATATATCGTTTATATTATCGGATGTTTTTTCCATTTCTTTAACAGCGTAATTTAAAGTATATGCCATATTAGATCCAGTATCACCATCTGGAACCGGAAAGACATTTAATTTATTCACTTCATCAGATTTATTTGATAAATATTGAGACCCACCCTTAAATAAAAGTTTTAAAGTTTTACCATCTATATGATCCAACAGTGTTTCCTCCTCAGATATCAACTTTTATACTCTGCACATTTACGACTACATTTTTAACTTTGATACCAGTAAATGTCTCTATAGTATACTTAACTTTTTCAATTATATTTGCTGCAACAGTTTTTATATTTACACCATACTCAACTATAATGTACAAATCTATAACCATTCCGTCTTCATCTGATGTAATCTTAATTCCCTTACCTGATTGTTCATTTTTAAAAAGCTCTATGAGTCCATCAGGTCCACGCTTTCCTAAGCCAACAATTCCATAACATTCAGAAGTCGCATAACTCGCTATAGATGCAATCACATCTGTAGAAATATCTATTTTACCTAAGTTATTTTTGGTTTGATCCATTTATATAACCTCCTATCATAATTATATTTTACCTTATCCTAATTAAATCATCAACAAACAAAAAAATAATTGTCATCTTCTGGAACTGATTATTAAATTTTAATTCAAAAAGTATTTACAGGCATGAAATATAATGTTAAAATATCATTGTTGTGTGAATGCATTAAATTAAGTGCATTAATTATTAGCCTTGAAGAAAATTTATTTTTTTGTTAAAATATTATTGTTGACAAAGAGGAGGTGCACATAATGAGAAAATGCGACGTTTGTGGAAAAACACCAATGGCAGGGTATCAATATAGCCATTCCCACAGAAAATCAATAAAGAAATGGCAGCCAAATTTAAAGCGTGTTAGAGCCATTGTTGATGGGACACCTGTAAGATTAAATGTTTGTACAAAATGTTTAAAGTCAGGAAGGGTTAAGAGAGCCATATAAAGAAAGACGTGCATAAATGCACGCTTTTTATTTTTTGCCTTTGCTTATAGCACTTAAAAATTTTTTAATAAAACCGGGAATTTTAAAATAAAAGACTTTCGGTTCTTTTTTCTTGCTCATATTTATCCCCCTTTATCATTTCTATTCTAAACTATTTATTTACTATTTGAAATATGCATTAATATAATATCCGATCATTATGACAGTTAGACCTAGTAGTACCATCCATAGCCAACTAGGTATGTATATTACAAGAATAAAAATTCCTAAAGCCATAATTATATATCCTATAGAGTAATTCATCTTTTTATTCAAATTCCTTATTTTTCTATACATTTTATTCCACATAAAACCCCCTCCTTACACAATAATATTTTATTCGTAAGGAAGGGGTAATGTGCTAATCTTTAGATTTTATTACTAATAATAATCCACTGTCAATTTTAATCTTAATCTTATTATTTATAAAAACATTGCTTATACCATAAGGCATATCCAATGACATATCC contains the following coding sequences:
- the rpmB gene encoding 50S ribosomal protein L28, with product MRKCDVCGKTPMAGYQYSHSHRKSIKKWQPNLKRVRAIVDGTPVRLNVCTKCLKSGRVKRAI
- a CDS encoding DAK2 domain-containing protein, producing MLDHIDGKTLKLLFKGGSQYLSNKSDEVNKLNVFPVPDGDTGSNMAYTLNYAVKEMEKTSDNINDILNNLSRGALLGAKGNSGVILSQIIRGFAKSLLNHDIITTKDFAEALNMGSSVAYKAVMKPTEGTILTVVRDCANEALKLSKIKDFEVFIDGIVKAAAESVERTPDLLPVLKQAGVVDSGGKGFLFILLGMLETIKGHEVVQEYTTKDVSTNETDLTNINFKYCTEMLINANSQMSHKLKSEIESFGDSLIVVGDDDLIKVHIHTNNPGLVLQNGLKYGDLLKVKIDNMKIQHENVILESKNNLKQDNSLSAKKYGFLAVSPGDGISKIFKELGCDVVIDGGQTMNPSALDILNGLEKINAENIIVFPNNKNIIMTCEQAMTMSDKNIYVIATESFNQAISAIINVDANMSIDDVIRSINDTIEKIRTIEITYSIRDSVIDGIDIKSGDILGFVDGKFTAIGTDYNEVALKIISDNISEDTAIITVYYGKDISENKAKDLQNDLQNFISFDGDIDIQYGGQPLYYYVISIE
- a CDS encoding Asp23/Gls24 family envelope stress response protein — protein: MDQTKNNLGKIDISTDVIASIASYATSECYGIVGLGKRGPDGLIELFKNEQSGKGIKITSDEDGMVIDLYIIVEYGVNIKTVAANIIEKVKYTIETFTGIKVKNVVVNVQSIKVDI
- the recG gene encoding ATP-dependent DNA helicase RecG, whose protein sequence is MDLSKSIQYVKGVGPKRALLLKKIGIETVKDALEYYPKEYENREKIIPIDMLKIGEKQTFKAYIAGKAREYKVKRLTITKIPVKDGSGAVELVWYNQPYIKGNFKLGEEYIINGKVFYKYGQIYVENPVMDRSDSLNINAGRIVPIYKLTEGLSQKVIRSIIFNLLKEYLNDIEEIFDENFLKEYNLLDIKSAIKNIHFPESSKMLERSKYRLVFQEFFILQLGLTLIKNRYNTDKAGIKFRRVDLKDFFSKLKFHLTQAQERALNEILDDMYSGKVMNRLLQGDVGSGKTVIAAAAMYVAVKNGYQASIMAPTEILAKQHYFTLKELYDELDIKIELLTGSIGTKKKNIIIEEIKNGEIDILVGTHSLIEENVQFKNLGLAITDEQHRFGVRQRAVFKEKGEQTDVLVMTATPIPRTLALMLYGDLDISVIDELPPGRKKIETYAISATLRDRAYKFVINEVKKGRQAYIVCPLIEDSNLINAKSAEVVYEEIYKGVFKEFRVGLVHGGMSSNDKNKVMNEFVNGKIDILVSTTVIEVGVNVPNASVIVIENAERFGLAQLHQLRGRVGRSSNQSYCILIAYSYSDVVKKRLKVMTETNDGFKIAEKDLEIRGPGEFFGVKQHGLPELKLANIFEDIEILKLAQKAVEKFLNNDITFKRHDKMKAELVERFKDKLEGIVLN